One Stenotrophomonas oahuensis genomic region harbors:
- a CDS encoding ArsR/SmtB family transcription factor: protein MDLEDWSVRLKVFADATRVRLLTLLEQEELTVAELSAITTLAQPRVSTHLAKLKEAGLVRDRRAGVSAYYRFDDAALDPAQRALWHALSTGSDDPLLRQDAERVAGVLASRAADQNWADSVAGDMERHYSPGRTWEALARTALPLLETGDVLDIASGDGVLAELVAPHAKRYICIDTSARVVAAASERLRRLANVEVREGDMHALPFKDRSFDLVVLMHALTYAAKPAQAVAEGARVLRSGGRLLLCSLARHEHKAAVDAYGHVNLGFSDKELRKFAEKAGLVVSSLETVTREKRPPHFEVISLIATKP from the coding sequence ATGGATCTCGAGGACTGGTCGGTCCGCCTCAAAGTGTTCGCTGACGCCACCCGCGTCCGCCTGCTGACCCTGCTTGAGCAGGAAGAACTGACCGTGGCCGAACTGTCGGCCATCACCACGCTGGCGCAGCCACGCGTGTCGACCCACCTGGCCAAACTGAAAGAGGCCGGGCTGGTGCGCGACCGCCGCGCCGGGGTGTCGGCGTATTACCGCTTCGACGACGCCGCGCTGGACCCGGCGCAGCGTGCATTGTGGCACGCCTTGAGCACCGGCAGCGACGACCCGCTGCTGCGCCAGGATGCTGAACGCGTGGCCGGCGTACTGGCCAGCCGCGCCGCCGACCAGAACTGGGCCGACAGCGTGGCCGGCGACATGGAACGCCACTACTCCCCCGGCCGCACCTGGGAGGCCCTCGCCCGCACCGCCCTGCCCCTGCTGGAAACCGGTGACGTGCTCGACATCGCCTCCGGCGACGGCGTGCTGGCCGAACTGGTCGCGCCGCACGCCAAGCGCTACATCTGCATCGACACCAGCGCGCGCGTGGTCGCCGCTGCCAGCGAGCGGCTGCGCCGCCTCGCTAATGTGGAAGTGCGCGAAGGCGACATGCACGCGCTACCGTTCAAGGACCGCAGTTTCGACCTGGTGGTGCTGATGCACGCGCTGACCTATGCGGCCAAACCGGCCCAGGCCGTGGCCGAAGGCGCGCGCGTGCTGCGCTCCGGCGGCCGGCTGCTGCTGTGCAGCCTGGCCCGCCACGAGCACAAGGCCGCGGTAGACGCCTACGGTCACGTCAACCTCGGCTTCAGCGACAAGGAACTGCGCAAGTTCGCCGAGAAGGCTGGCCTGGTCGTCTCCAGCCTGGAAACGGTCACCCGCGAAAAACGACCGCCGCATTTCGAAGTGATCTCGCTGATCGCCACCAAACCCTGA